The genomic region gcagctccccagACACCAGTGCAGCTCGAGGGCAGcaccaagccaagcacacctgcccagtgcccaccagtCCTCTGCCACTGTCAGGTCCCCTCCAATGATCCCCTCAGCCCCAAAGCATGACTCAGACCCTCTCCAGGCCTACTGGGCTAGAAGCTGGCATCAGAGCCAGCACCTTTCCTAGGAAGAggtgcccccccagccccctccctgctctcccgGCCTCACTCACCGAGGACGTGACCCGCCAGCACCGCATGCGAGTGACCTTGAAGCTGCCCTCCTTGATCTGCTCGTTGGGCAGCCGCACCTGGAAGTTGAGCTCGTTGTTGCCGGCGCTGACGACGACGTGGCAGCCCCTCTCAGGGAAATCAGTGACACAGGGGTCGAACTTGAGATAGCCGTAGTACTTGAGGGTCTGCGCCAGGCGGATGAActgcaggcagggccaggggtgcTCAGCACTGCCGCCCGCCCGGGCCAGGAACAGGACACCACCCGGTACCACACATGGAGAAGGGCTGGTGCAGAgccagaactgccccagctgtggCACTGTTCCCTGTCCTACCTCCTTCTTGGAGACCTTTTCTTGCAGGGACTTCAGCTGCCGGTGCTGTTCCTTGTTGACAAGGATCCATCCGTGTTCAATGTCTGACACcgtctgcaggcagcagaggttGATGAGCACCTGGGACCGGAGCCCCCCGAGCCCCTGCACAGTGTCTgtcctcacctggctgtgccacaCCAACCCTCACCTGTGCATACAGCAAGTTCAACCCCACACGGTGCTCCATCACATCATCGTCATAGGCCGAGTCCCAGTAGCTGGAAGGGAACCACAGGGGTTAGCCTGCTCTCCACTTCCTGACAGCAGTGAGGAGAAAATCACCCTCCTGTGGTCTGGCCAGCTCCCCCCTAACCATCAGTCactgtgccctgctccccccTAAACCGGCTGCCATGGGAAGGCAGGAatgagctgagcacagcagggcaacccctgctccagtgtcacAGTCAGGGATGCTCAGGTGCATTCCTGGGGGCCAAAGCATCAGTGGGCAGCAATGGCAGGAGGGGAGGGTCCCTGTGTGGAaccaggagccctgggcagcaaTGGCAGGAGGGGAGGGTCCCTCTGTagagcagggagccctgggcaCCACCCCaatgctgccctgctcacctCTTGCGCAGGATGATCTGGAACTCAGGGTTGTGCAGGCTGGTCACTGACACGTAGGGCAGCTCAAACTCCTGCAGCTTCCTCACAACTGCAGGGAAACAAGGgctcagcagcacctctgggtaGCAGGAGCCCCATGGCCCCCAACACCAGGGTGCCCCCAGGAGAAcagctgtgcccccagccagggcagggcccaAGCACACAGCCCTCACTCCAGGCAGGGGCACAGCACATGTCCCACCACAGTGGGCTCTACTCACAGGAGAAAGCTCCATCCTTGGTCTCTCTCACTAGGAAGAGGCTGAAGTAGCCAACCAGGTCATCTGGCAGATCCAGCTTGGAGGCCACAGCCTGGGAGGAAGAGCAGCATAGTCCCAATATAGTCCCAACATGGTGGCAAGACCCAGCCCATGTGCATTCTCCCAACAGCAGGAAGGCAGCACCTCTGCTGCCCTGTGGCCAGGCCTGGGCTCCTTGCAACCAGGAAACAGCGACCCCAAACACCAGTCTGGACCCAGACACACCCTGCAGCACACCCACTTCAGCTCCCAGCTTTCAGCCCCACCAggtcagccctgctgcagggtgggcagatgggaggggagggcagggggggcTACCAGGCTGAGAGAGCCCCACACAAGTGGGAAACcccagaaggcagcaggaggggctggtCCCAGCCAGCCGGAGAGCTGTGGCACCTCAAGGACATCCTCTGTCTGGTCCGACGTCAGGATGGTGACCTTGACCTTCTGCCCATTGGagagcagcacctccagcaccacCTCCTCTGTGGGGATCTGCTGCGTCTCCTGCAGAGAGGAACAGCACTGgcaccccagcccctcacacAGCCTGGGGGCCCCAGAGCcgccccaggtgtgccctcacctgctgggccttgcGCAGGAAGCTGTTGAACGTCTCGCTGCCGCCCAGCGTCGGGTCCTGCCGCACTGCAGGAGGGGCACGAGCGGTCAGGCATCCcgtgggaagggacagggacacacaccccTGCCTGGCCCTtgtgcagcccctcagctcacCCTCAGACTGCATGCTGGGCCAGCCTGGGaccccctgcacagccccactctgccagggcagggcaggggcaggagctggcaccCAGGGGACGAGGCCATCAAAcgccagggctgccctgggaggtgCAAGAGGCACCACAGGGAacggagcagggcagggaggaagcCATGGgccgtgccctgcccagcttACCAGCCTGCATGTacttctccagctgctcccgGCGCTGCTCTACCTCTGCTGGGGTGAGCGTGAAGATCTTCTTTGGGGGAAAGGCTGGGACCACGTTGGCGCCATACTCCTTCCTTAACTAGGGCAAGAACAGAgcgctgctgcaggagccccccGAGGGACAGCGGCTGCCCTGGTCCCCACCCTCACCAATCCCCAGGACTAGCGAGGGGAGCAGAGAGCTTCCAGCACCCCTGATCCCCGTGGGAGCCCAGTGGCACCCAGAACCCGCTGGAatgtgaggagcaggagctctgcccCGGTGTCCCCGTACCTGCTCGTGCAGGCCCAGGAGCTGGCTGTAGCGCACCCGGCAGTGCAGCACCCCGTTCACGTGGATGTTGTAGGCCTGCAGGGAGAGAGGCCACTCAGAaccagcccctgccagctggaggAACCCAAGGAGCTGCCCAGGATGCCAGGGAGCCCCCAGGAAAAGGCAATATCCCTGAGCACCCTGCCGAAGGTCAGAGTGGTTCAGGAAGTGTGAGCACACCCAAGAGATGTGCCACTGGACACCTGGAAGGTCTAACCCTGTCTGCCCAGCCATGGGGAGCACAGAGCCACACTGCAGCCCCACGGACAAGGACAGCCCTCCCCACTGCCAGGGCTTCACAAGGAGCAGGTCCTGGCTGAGCtctggctcagctcctgctgatgccacaggctgagcacagctgtgagtgcagagcacacagggaacacctggcagagcacagctgtgagtgcagagcacaggaaacacctggcagagcacagctgtgagtgcagcacacacagggaacacctggcagagcacagctgtgAGTGCAGAACACACAGGGAACACCTGGCAGAGCACAGAACACACAAGGAACAcctggcagagcacagctgtgAGTGCAGAACACACAGGGAACAcctggcagagcacagctgtgAGCGCAGAACACACAGGGAACAcctggcagagcacagctgtgagtgcagagcacacagggaacacctggcagagcacagctgtgAGTGCAGAGCACACAGGGAACACCTGGCAGAGCACAGAACACACAGGGAACACCTGGCAACTCCACGGTCCAGCTCCCGGCAGCTCACTGTAGACAGAGAGTCCCTGCAAGGGACAGCACTGTCCTCCTGCCACCCCCACAGCACAGTTTGGGAGGGGCGAGGATGGCCATGAGCCCCCAGCCTCCCACGGATGCCCCAgtgccctcctgctcctgagcactgcccagccaggctggggctcacACGGGCACCTCCCCACCCAAACCAGCCCGgtgccccggggctgctgcGGGGGCACCGGGAGGGACGGCGGTGGCACgggcagcagccacacctgCCCAGATCAGGGCTCTCCatcaggcacagctcctgcccagcccgcGGGCTCTCCCCCAGGCCCGAGGAGCCTCGGCAGCCGCGGAGGGCAAAGGGCAGGGGGGTCACAAGGACGAAATGCCTCGAGGGCTGCCTGCTCCTGAGGCCCTTGAGCAACTGCAGCTCCCGCCGATCGCCAGGTCTCTGCATCGCCGCTCACACCGGGACCGGGCTGCCCCACCGGGACCGGGCTGCCCCACCGCAGGGTCCCGGAGAGGGATTTGGGCACGGGGAGCAAGCGTGGGTGTTgaagcccagggctgcccaccctccTCCCGAGAGCAGCGATCCGGACCCTCCGCGCAGCCTGGGGGCTCTGCCGGCCCCGGGAAGGGCTCTGGGCACTCGAGAGCCGCCGCCACCGGGCGGCCGCGTCCCGGCTCCGCTCCGGAGGCGCTCACAGCGCAGGGACCAAAACAGGAAGCCGGGACAAACGGACGGACGGGCGGGCCAGGATGAGCCGGAGCTGGGGATGGGACCGGACGGGGCCCCAACGGGCtgcccgcccccgcccgcggCACCGGGCAGGGCAAGGTCCGGACACccccggggctgctccgggACCTCCCGCGCCCGATCCGGAgccgcgggggcggcggggcccgaTCCCTGCtcggccctggcacagggcgcCGGCCGGGGATGGCGGCGGGCCGGGACCTGCCCGCCTCGCCCGGCCCCGGTCCCGCTCCCGGTCCTGATCCCGACCCACCACCGCGCCGGGGCTGCGGACCCGCACGGCCCCACCGGGGCCGCACCGCACCCGGGCCGAGGAGCCGCGCCACCCACTCGGCTCTGCGGGGCGGCTCCGTTCTGCGGGACAGCTCCGCTCCCTCGGCCCCCGCTCACCACGTAGGCGGCGGCGCCGCCGTCCCCGGCGCGGGTCTCGGTCTCGGGAATGGAGAAGTGCATGGCCGGGCCGAGCGCACCCCCGCTAcccgcctcccgccgccgccatcTCGGGCCAGCACTCCCCGCGATGGCGCGGCCGGCAGCACCGCCCGCCCCAgggccgccccgctccgccccgcccggggccgtcGCTCTTCGCCCGCCCCGCTtcgccccgctccgcccgccccggggccgccccgccgtgccgtgcccgccccgccccgagcggccccgccgcgccgcggCTGCAGGCGCGCCCGCAGCGCGTGCCCGCGGCAGGACGGGACCGGGGGGCGGGGCCCGGAGGGAGCCCCGGGAACGGACCGGCCCGCACCGGGGGTGACGTCACCGCGTCACGGAGAGGAGCGGACGTGCGCGCTCATGTGGTGCCGCCTGGCCGGCAGAGGGCGCTGAGGGCGGCGCCATGGCGGAGTGGGAGCGTGAGGGTGAGTGCGGGACCGGACACGGGGACCGGCTCCGGGACACCGGGACTGGCTCCGGGGCGAGACCCGGCCGCGCTCACGCTCCCGGAATTCTAGATGGGAACCCCGAGGGAGCTGCGCCAGTGGCGGCGGGACCGCAGGTGAGCGGAGCCGGGGCCGGTGTGAGGCCGGgctgcggagcggggccggggccggtgTGAGGCcgggcggcggagcggggccggggccgcctgACGGTGTGTGCCCACAGGCGCCGGAGCTCTCCcgggaggagaagctgcagctgcggaaggagaagaagcagcagaagaagaagaagaggagcgAGAAGGGGCCGTCGGCCGAGCCCGCGGAGCTGGGTGCGCCCCCCGAAGCGGGGCAGCCGCGGGGTGAGCGCCGCCGTCTCCGCGGGGCCCTGAGCGGGgcagcgccgggccgggcccgcggCTGTCCCGGGCTGGCAGCGCCCGGAGCTGGCCGTGTCTTCCAGCGGGACCCCTGGGGTGTAGCCCCGGTCCGGGTCCCGGTCCGAGCCCTCGGCCGGCCGCGCTGCCGTGGGGTTTGCAGTACAGAGATACAGACCCCTGCCCCAGGAGCGCGGGGCTGCCCCGGCGTGCCGTACCCCCGGCGTGCCGTACCCCCGGCGTGCCGTACCCCACCCCCGGCGTGCCGAGTCAGCTGCGCCGTGCCGAGGGCCTGGAGCCCCTCGAGGGCCTGGAGGGCTCTCCCTGTCGCGGGCTGCCCCTCGCACTGGGCTGCATCTCCCGGCCAGACTGGGCACAGACTCCCCCTTCCTCCCCGCAGCAGCCGCTCAGCCCACGACCCCCCCTGCCCCGGCTGATGGCCACGGTGACGGCGAGAAACCCGCGGGGggcaagagcaaagcagagctgcGAGCAGAGCGCCGGGCTAAGCAGGAGGCTGAGTGCACCCAGAAGCAGGCcaggaaggcagagctgagccaggcagCCACGATGGCCAAGCCCCGGCAGAGCCCCACCGAGCCCCAGTCCAGTAAGGCTGTCAGCACCACAGGGTGGTGAGCAGAGGGTGGGCGAGCAGGATGGCAGGGTCTGGTGTGGGCCCAGACGGGGGATGCCTGTGTGAATAATCCGTGCTCTGGGTTCCGCCTGTCCCTGGGTGCTGCCCTGCCTTCCCTGAATTTGGGGCTGCACCAAAGCAGCTTGGCCTCATCCCAGCTGTCCTTGCAGTGGTGAAGCGGCTGCCGGAGCATGTGCAGGTGGATGAccctgctgcccagaggaagCTGGCCAAGaagctggagaggcagcaggtAGGAGGAGGACTGGGTGACAGGCTGCACActggggcagctgtgctgcagagggcCTGGGGGGCACATGGTGGGACCAGGGCCTGCTCTCTGAAGGGCAGAGGGGAACTTTGCGTGCCCTGAGCAAGTGCTGGGTGTGACTGGTGGCCCTGGAATAAGCAGAGCACTGGGTGAGCCATCACCACACTTGGCTGCAGGTACCTCTGAGGCAGGACTATGGCACCAAGGTCAACCTGTTCTCCCACCTGCACCAGTACAGCCGGAAGAAGCCACTGACGCAGCAGATGAGGTACagggcctccccagcccagggctctgctttggctggcctggctgcaggatgGCTATGGAGGAGGGGTGTCATAGTCCTGCATGTGGGATACACCTGATGGAGTGGTGGGGGACCTTTTGCTCGCTCTGGGGAGTGGCAGTAGGGGCAGCCCAATATCTTTCCTGTGGGGAGAGTGCAGGGCCACAGgagagggggctgtggggtgagcCTGGCTCCTCAGGTTGCTGCCAGCCCCCTTCCTGGGCTGTCCCGTGGGTTGTTGGGCTGGAGCTCATAAATGTTGAGTGTTCTGGGCCGCAGAGGTGCTGACAGCTCCCTCCCCCTGGtccctgcagcatcccctcCACAGTGATCCACCCCGCAGTGATGCGCCTGGGCCTGCAGTACTCGCAGGGCATCATCAACGGCTCCAACGCCCGCTGCATCGCGCTGCTCGAGGTCTTCAAACAGGTACCTGAGCAGccacctggcagcaggggctctGTGCTGCGTGCAGGAGTGTGTTCTGTACCCTgactgctggggctgtgtctgtgGTCAGTCATCCTCAGCCTCTTCCTTTGGGTTGTGCCACAGCAGGGTCCTTGTGTGGCACTGCCACTGCTGGTTTGAGTCCCTGGAGCAGCCTTTGTCCCTCCGGGCAGCGTGTCAGGCTGCGCAGGATGTGTGTGCCCCAACATGTGTGTCCTGAGATCATACTCCCTTTCTTCTTGTCCCAGCTGATCCGGGATTACTCCACTCCCCCCAATGAGGAGCTGTCACGGGACTTGGTGGCCAAGCTGAAGCCACACATCAGGTgagggctcccagtgccagagcagagggacCAAAGCTCCGCAGAGTGTGGTCCATTGGTCACCTCTCTGGGTTGGTGTCCACCCAAACTTTGGCTGACTTTCCtaggcttctgccttcctacccaccctccctctccctgtctTAGCCCTCCAGGCTGCTTTGGAGCTAAGCCCATTTCTTCTGCAGCTTCCTGAACCAGTGCCGGCCTCTCTCAGCCAGCATGGGCAATGCCATCAAGTTCCTCAAGAAGGAGATCTCATGCCTGCCTGACACCCTGAGAGAGGATGAGGTGAGTGGCCTTGGCTCCAGGCCCTGGGtgaaggagctgagcagggatgggataCAGACTCAGAAAGTGCTGCAGTGGAATTGAAAGCTTGTTGCTAGGAGGAAGAGCCTGATGCTGACCTGGCTCAAATCAGGGAGATGTTGAGAGCAAGAAAATCTGTATGTGATGTCTCTCCCCAGGCAAAGGAGAAGCTCCAGGACGTGATCGACAAATACCTGCGAGAGAAGATTGTCCTGGCAGCTGAGGCCATCTCAAGGTCTGCCTTTGAGAAGATCAATGACCACGACGTGATCCTGGTGTATGGATGGTGAGCACGGAGCACAGGCAGCTGATCCCATGGGtaggagcagggaatggagcagTGTGGGAGGTGAGGCTGTGCTggtcctgcacagggctcaGCACTGTCCTACCTGGTGTGAAGTTGGATTCCAAGAACCCCAgagccacagctccctccaCCCAGGGCACTTACAGAACAGCCAGGGCTGTTCACTGGATTTTAAACAAACTGCAACAAAGTCAAATGTCAGGAAGCAAAAATACAGAAGTTTGCATCCCAAGAAGTAGAGGTGGGGAAAAGAACCAGAGATTGCTGCAGCAGGAGTCCAGGTATGCTGTGTATGCTGGGCAGAGcaaggagcaggggcaggaggccaGTGCAGGCCAGGAGTGTGGTGAGAGGGTGTGGAGTGGCAGAGTCCCTTGTGCTGTCACAGACAGGGAGGTCAGTGCTGCTTCCAGGGAGGGCTGAGACCTTTCCCAGGGTGTGTCCTTGTGCAAGGGCAGGGAGACGTGCCCTGGGAGCCATCGTGACAAGAGGGTTCTGGAGGGGCAGCGCTCACCAGGATGAGGGTGGGTATGGGGATGAGGGTGGGTATGGGGATGAGGGTGGGTATTGGGGATGAGGGTGGGTATGGGGATGAGGGTGGGTAGTGGGGATGAGGGTGGGTATGGGGATGAGGGTGGGTAGTGGGGATGATGAGGGTGGGTATGGGGATGAGGGTGGGTAGTGGGGATGATGAGGGTGGGTATGGGGATGAGGGTGGCATGGTGGCCAGGTGGGAGCCTGCTGTGGCGGGAGGGCAGCTCCTGACGGGAGGGCGCCCTGCAGCTCCTCGCTGGTGAACCGGACGCTGTGCGACGCCCACGCCAAGCAGGGCCGCGCGTTCCGCGTGATCGTGGTGGACAGCCGGCCGCGCCTGGAGGGCCGCGAGACGCTGCGCCGCCTGGTCCGGCACGGCATCCACTGCACCTACGTCATGATCAACGCCATCTCCTACGTGCTGCCCGAGGTGAGGGGCCTGCCCGGGCCGGGCAATGCGGGGTTTGTGAGGGCCCCCAGGACGAGGTCAGAGATGGGAATCTGACTCCAAGtgctcagaaggctgatattatGTTATGGTATGTTACATCATCTACCGTATCACATTATACTACATTACACTATGTTATATTACATTAtgctatattacattacattatgtTATATTACATTACGTTTTATTATATTGTATCATATCATATAATCTCATCtcatatatattatatcatatatcGTATCACATTATACTACATTACGCTATGTTATATTAcattacactatattacattacattatgttatattacattacattatattatattgtatcaTATAATCTCATATCatatatatcatattatatcatattatatcatataCCATATCACATTATACTACATTGCACTAtgttatattacattatatcatatcatctcatatcatatatattatatcatattacattatattacattatattacattacattatattacattatattatatatattatattataatattatgctatactaaaactatactaaagaaagagaaaggatacatcacaAGGTATAAGAAGAATGAATAATAGAAACCCGTGACTCCTCAGAGccttgacacagctggaccatgattggtcattaaattaaaacaattcacatgctggatgaacaatctccaaatcacattccaaagcagcaaaacagggagaagctgaagcttcccaggagaagaaatgctgGCAAAGGGAAAATACCACAGTGACAGGGGAGGCTGCAGTGTGACCAAAGGTGCTGAGAGAGCCTGTGTTTCCCCGGCAGGTGTCCaaggtgctgctgggagcccacGCTCTGCTGGCCAACGGCTCCGTCATGTCCCGCGTGGGCACCTCGCAGATCGCGCTGGTCTCCAAGGCTCACAATGTGCCCGTCCTTGTCTGCTGCGAGACGTACAAGTTCTGCGAGCGGGTGCAGACAGATTCTTTTGTCTCCAATGAGCTGGGTATGGCTTCTGTCCCTTTCCCCCCACCTGGCACCtcctctcccagtccctgctgTGGGCCACGAcaggctgctcagccctgccatCCCTCCTCCTGGGCAAGGGGTCACTTGCAGGCGGGGGCACGTGGCAGATGGTGGTGGTgtgtgctgctccaggggcagcatGGAGAGGTGCTGTCCCTCTCCCGATCCTGATTGCTTCTCCACTCTCTGCAGATGACCCTGATGACCTGATTGTGCTCCGGAAGGGCCAGGCCCAGCTTGGGGGCTGGGCAGAGAACAAGTCCCTACGGCTTCTTAACCTGGTCTATGATGTGACGCCCCCAGACCTGGTGGATTTGGTCATCACAGACTTGGGCATGATCCCCTGcacctcagtgcctgtggtcctGCGCGTGAAGAATGTGGATCAGTAATCAGAGCAGCTGCATGGACACTAATAAACCAGGCCCCAGTACTCTGTGTGTGCCATCTGTGGtgtggcagagccctggcaccCATGTCATCCATGTCAccactggcacagctcagcacctTCCTTGGGGCCTCTCCTCCCACTCCAGGTTGCAGCCATAGATGAGTCTTCCCTGTCCTTATGCCCCTTCTGTGGGGAAGCGATGACAGTGTGGCGATGGGCCCTGGCTTACCCTCCTCGGAGATCTGGTGGCACTCGTGTGCTTCTGGCGGACCCCGAGCTGGGCTGGTGGGGGACGGCCCGGGTCCCTCTGGAACCAGCCCCGGAGAGGGCCCGTACCCGCGGGGCCGGCCGGTCGGCGGGCGGTGCCCGGGGCGAGGAAGCGGGACCGGCGGTGCCCCGGGGCTCGAGCAGGAGCGGCACCGGCGCGCGGCTCCCGGACCGCCGGGGGCGGCTCCCGGaccgccgggggcggggcctgtCTCCGGGGGTGGGGCTATGCAAATCGCACCGCTGCTCTGGCAGGGCCAGCGGAGTCCTCACGGGGCGTGCCCATGCAAATTAGATCCCGCCGCGCGGCATGACGGGACAGTCCCTCAGAGACCCCCGCTGCCCTCGCGtgtgcgggccgggccgggcgggagcTGCGGACTCACAGCGCAGGGAAGGAACTAATACCGGGCAGGTCGCTGCACCCCGGGTGTGCTGGCCCATGCGACATCACCACTGCAGCGTGACTGAATAATTTGTGTTAGGGGAGATTGTCCTCGCATTCTCCCTGATTTCGTTGTTTCGAGGGGGAGCTGTAATCAGGTAATGTGCACATGTTGTTTGTTGGTATTCCCAACTGCAGCCGCCAGGATCGTTTACAGACGCAGCAGCAGTGTTGCAAGCCCGACTCCACGGGGCCTcggtgcccatccctgccccactcCATGTCTGCAGAAGCGGCCCAGCCTCGCCTCTCCAGGCTCCGGCCCGCGGGTCCAGCAGCGCCACCGGCCCGACTGCGCGCTCGGTGGGACGGCAGGACTCGGGTTAGCGTCCCGGCCAGCCCTCCGACCTCGCGGGAGGGACGGACAGGGGCAGAGACTTGGTCCGACTCGGGGCGCGCCAAATTCCCGCTCTCTGTAAGTCCGGCTGAACTCGCGGACTCGGCCGGGTGTGACCCACACAGTGCTCACCGAGCAGCACCCCGTTCCCGGCGAGGACCCCTTTCACCGGGgtgtttccctgctcctgcagacacGGCGTGGGACAGGCCGGGATCATCCCGCCTTCGATGGCAGCAGTCCATGAGCGAGCCCCCTTTAGGGATCTGCTGCCAAGTACTGCAGGGAATGGGATATGTCTcccgggcaccggcacggcctgTGGAGAGCGCGCCGTGGGATGCCCCTGAACCCACGGCTATCCTCGAGCCGCACACCGAGAGCACGACCGGACCGCCCTCGCTGCTttcccgtcctgctggggaatCCCAGACCCCTCGCGAGTCGCCTCCTGCATACCCCCGGGTCCCAGATCCCGCGGCTCCCGTGTCCATCACCCCATCCTCGATGCAGCGCCGGGTGTACACTGCCCTGCCACCACTCACGGCTACAGCGCCCGCCGAACGTTTTAGGCTTCGCTGGACATCGAGGATCAGCGAGAGGACGGAATGCACGCATTTAAGTGGGTACTTCTCCCCACATCTTTTGTCGTTACTTAATTCTGTCATTTACAGCCAAACCAGGGGAGAGCGCGAACGCAGTCCCCCACTACCACAAATTATGCAGTCGAGTTTCCCGCATTTGGGGAAATCGCAGGGGTCAGCACACCCGGAGTGCAAGGGATGAGCCTCGCCCTGGGAAAACCACCTGCCTGATCATGGTGTCTCCCCTGCCAGGTAAGTATGCCCGAACACCCCCACCGCCCGCCTGCCCCGCCCGCCGCACGCCCGCCCAACAcacgcccggccccgccccggccccgacACCGCCCGGCCCCACGCTGCGGCCCGGCCCGCACGGttcggcacggcccggcccgcgTCAAGGCCGCGGACGCGCCAGGACAGCGCGGGCACGGCGCGGGATCGGGCCCGGCATGCACCGCGCGGCGGGGCGAAATTTGCATGAACGCGCCCCGTAAGGGCCGGTTAATGGCCCGGCCCACCTCACACTCGTCGCGTCCTTTTGATGTCATCAATTGGCCGTCACCGGTTCCGGTTCGGTGCTGGCGGCGCGGCGCGCACCGGGCGGCGGCTCTGGGAGCCCCGATGGCGTCAAGCGCCGCCCGCGGGCCGCCGTGccgggagcggagcggccgGGAGCGGCCGGGACGACGATCGGGTTCTGCCGGGCGGAGCCGGAGCCGTAGTGGGGAGCGGGAGGTTGAGCAGAGAGCGCTCCGTATGTACCAAGGGGGGGCGGAGCGAGGCGGGAGCGCTCCCCGGGGTGCGAGGGGGTGCCGCCGTGCCCGGTGCTGCGGGACACCGAGTCGTGCCGAGGGGCCTTGCTGCGTGCTGGCGCTAACCGCGGTGTTTTGGGACAGGGGAGGAGCTGCCGGCGGGAGCTCTGGACGGTGAGGATGGAGCACCAGCCGTCAAATCCCCGAGGAAACCGGGGCGGCCCCGAGCCGGTCCCGACGGCGCGGCGGAGGGGCGCGGCGAGAGCTCCGCCAACGGGGCAGTGGCGGCGCCGCGGGCTGGCGGGCGGCGCGGCAGGAAGGGCAAGGccgaggtgctgctgctggagctgtcccGGGCACCGGAGCCCCTCCGGGCGGAGAAGGCGCTGGGCACCGGCGAGGACGGGAACGGC from Agelaius phoeniceus isolate bAgePho1 chromosome 3, bAgePho1.hap1, whole genome shotgun sequence harbors:
- the EIF2B4 gene encoding translation initiation factor eIF2B subunit delta isoform X4, encoding MAEWEREGECGTGHGDRLRDTGTGSGARPGRAHAPGILDGNPEGAAPVAAGPQAPELSREEKLQLRKEKKQQKKKKRSEKGPSAEPAELGAPPEAGQPRAAAQPTTPPAPADGHGDGEKPAGGKSKAELRAERRAKQEAECTQKQARKAELSQAATMAKPRQSPTEPQSMVKRLPEHVQVDDPAAQRKLAKKLERQQVPLRQDYGTKVNLFSHLHQYSRKKPLTQQMSIPSTVIHPAVMRLGLQYSQGIINGSNARCIALLEVFKQLIRDYSTPPNEELSRDLVAKLKPHISFLNQCRPLSASMGNAIKFLKKEISCLPDTLREDEAKEKLQDVIDKYLREKIVLAAEAISRSAFEKINDHDVILVYGCSSLVNRTLCDAHAKQGRAFRVIVVDSRPRLEGRETLRRLVRHGIHCTYVMINAISYVLPEVRGLPGPGNAGFVRAPRTRSEMGI
- the EIF2B4 gene encoding translation initiation factor eIF2B subunit delta isoform X1, whose protein sequence is MAEWEREGECGTGHGDRLRDTGTGSGARPGRAHAPGILDGNPEGAAPVAAGPQAPELSREEKLQLRKEKKQQKKKKRSEKGPSAEPAELGAPPEAGQPRAAAQPTTPPAPADGHGDGEKPAGGKSKAELRAERRAKQEAECTQKQARKAELSQAATMAKPRQSPTEPQSMVKRLPEHVQVDDPAAQRKLAKKLERQQVPLRQDYGTKVNLFSHLHQYSRKKPLTQQMSIPSTVIHPAVMRLGLQYSQGIINGSNARCIALLEVFKQLIRDYSTPPNEELSRDLVAKLKPHISFLNQCRPLSASMGNAIKFLKKEISCLPDTLREDEAKEKLQDVIDKYLREKIVLAAEAISRSAFEKINDHDVILVYGCSSLVNRTLCDAHAKQGRAFRVIVVDSRPRLEGRETLRRLVRHGIHCTYVMINAISYVLPEVSKVLLGAHALLANGSVMSRVGTSQIALVSKAHNVPVLVCCETYKFCERVQTDSFVSNELDDPDDLIVLRKGQAQLGGWAENKSLRLLNLVYDVTPPDLVDLVITDLGMIPCTSVPVVLRVKNVDQ
- the EIF2B4 gene encoding translation initiation factor eIF2B subunit delta isoform X3; translated protein: MAEWEREDGNPEGAAPVAAGPQAPELSREEKLQLRKEKKQQKKKKRSEKGPSAEPAELGAPPEAGQPRAAAQPTTPPAPADGHGDGEKPAGGKSKAELRAERRAKQEAECTQKQARKAELSQAATMAKPRQSPTEPQSMVKRLPEHVQVDDPAAQRKLAKKLERQQVPLRQDYGTKVNLFSHLHQYSRKKPLTQQMSIPSTVIHPAVMRLGLQYSQGIINGSNARCIALLEVFKQLIRDYSTPPNEELSRDLVAKLKPHISFLNQCRPLSASMGNAIKFLKKEISCLPDTLREDEAKEKLQDVIDKYLREKIVLAAEAISRSAFEKINDHDVILVYGCSSLVNRTLCDAHAKQGRAFRVIVVDSRPRLEGRETLRRLVRHGIHCTYVMINAISYVLPEVSKVLLGAHALLANGSVMSRVGTSQIALVSKAHNVPVLVCCETYKFCERVQTDSFVSNELDDPDDLIVLRKGQAQLGGWAENKSLRLLNLVYDVTPPDLVDLVITDLGMIPCTSVPVVLRVKNVDQ
- the EIF2B4 gene encoding translation initiation factor eIF2B subunit delta isoform X2, whose product is MAEWEREGECGTGHGDRLRDTGTGSGARPGRAHAPGILDGNPEGAAPVAAGPQAPELSREEKLQLRKEKKQQKKKKRSEKGPSAEPAELGAPPEAGQPRAAQPTTPPAPADGHGDGEKPAGGKSKAELRAERRAKQEAECTQKQARKAELSQAATMAKPRQSPTEPQSMVKRLPEHVQVDDPAAQRKLAKKLERQQVPLRQDYGTKVNLFSHLHQYSRKKPLTQQMSIPSTVIHPAVMRLGLQYSQGIINGSNARCIALLEVFKQLIRDYSTPPNEELSRDLVAKLKPHISFLNQCRPLSASMGNAIKFLKKEISCLPDTLREDEAKEKLQDVIDKYLREKIVLAAEAISRSAFEKINDHDVILVYGCSSLVNRTLCDAHAKQGRAFRVIVVDSRPRLEGRETLRRLVRHGIHCTYVMINAISYVLPEVSKVLLGAHALLANGSVMSRVGTSQIALVSKAHNVPVLVCCETYKFCERVQTDSFVSNELDDPDDLIVLRKGQAQLGGWAENKSLRLLNLVYDVTPPDLVDLVITDLGMIPCTSVPVVLRVKNVDQ